The Burkholderiales bacterium DNA window AAGGAGGGTGGATGAGCAAGCTGTTCGAGCCGCTGGCGGTGGGACCGATGACTCTTGCGAACCGCATCAGCGTCGCGCCGATGTGTCAGTACAGCGCCGTCGACGGCTCCATGACCGACTGGCATCTGCAGCACCTCGGCGGCCTCGCGCTGTCGGGGGCGGCCATGCTCGTCATCGAAGCGACCGGCGTGACCCCCGAGGGGCGCATCACGCACGGCTGCACCGGTCTGTATTCCGACGCCAACGAAGCGTCCATGAAGCGCGTCATCGACTTCGTGCGCAGCGTGTCGGACATCCGGCTCGGCATACAGCTCGGCCATGCGGGCCGCAAGGCCTCGGCCGAGCGCCCGTGGGAGGGCCGCGGTCCGCTCGAAGGCGAGGACGAATGGCTGACGATCGCGCCTTCGGCGATCCCGCTCGCGCAAGGCTGGCCGGCGCCGCGGGCGATGGACCGCGGCATGATGGTCTCGGTGCGCGACGCGTTCGTCGATTCGGCCAGGCGCGCGCTGCGCCTCGGGCTCGATTTCGTCGAGCTGCACTCCACGCACGGTTACCTGCTGTCCGAATTCCTGTCGCCGCTCTCCAACCGCCGTGAAGACACGTACGGAGGCAATCTCGAGAATCGCATGCGCTTCCCGCTCGAAGTCGCGGCGGCGGTCCGCGAAGCTTGGCCGCGCGACCGCGCGCTCGGCGCGAAGATCTCCGGGACCGATTTCGCCGAACACGGCTGGACCGGCGACGACGCGGTGGTCTACGCGCGCGAGCTCAAACGCGTCGGCCTCGATTACGTGACCGTTTCCGGAGGCGGCGTGGTGCTCGACGCCAAGGTGCCGACGGGGCCGGGCTACCAGGTGCCGTACGCCGAGCGCGTGCGGCGCGAGTCCGGCATGACGACAGGGGCGGTCGGCCTCATCACCGACCCGAAACAGGCCGAAGAGATCGTGGCGAGCGGCAAAGCCGATTTCGTCTCGCTTGCGCGAGGCCTGCTCTTCGATCCGCGCTGGCCGCAGCACGCCGCGGTCGCGCTCGGCGCGGAAGCGAAATACCCGCCGCAGTACCAGCGCGCGAGCCCGAAGCTCTGGCCGCCCGGAAGAACGTCGAAGCTCTAGGAGGATTCGTCATTCCCGCGAAGGCGGGAATCCATTTTGACGTTGACCGACAATGGATTCCCGACAGTCCCGCTCTCGCGGTTCGGGAATGACGACCGTTACTGGGCGCTGGAACGCAGCTCGTGAGGTGAGCCGCGGCTGTCGACGGTCTGCAGCAGCACCGGCCGGCGCCAGGCGCGGTGGACGTACTGCACCACCCGCGCGGCGCGCTCGAGGTCGAGGCCGCGGCCGTCGGCCTCAAAGTCGTGGACCAGCACCAGCGTGCCGTCCTGCTTCATCTCGCCGACCGAGATCCGCGGCGCGCCATAGTTGAACTTGGGCTGAAGGATCGCTTCGCGGATCTTGTTGATGTCGCGATTGGCGACCTTGATGCCTTCGTCCACCTTCGCTTCGTAGACGAAGAGCCCGAGCTTTTCAGCGAGCTCCGGATCCAGGAAGTTGCGGATGAAGCCGAAATCGTCCTCGTCGCGCCGGATCTCCTGCGCGCGCTCGAGCCCGAGCTTCTCGACGATGCATTCCCACATCGAAAAGCCGACGTGGTAGGGATTGATCGCGAGCGCCGCCTGCTGCTCCCCGGCGAAAGGCCGCACGACGTTCGAGTGACACGTCACCGCGTCGAGGTAGAGATCCTCCGGCAGGAAATCGGCTTCGCGCAGCAGGCGGGCGTGCCAGTACGTCGCCCAGCCTTCGTTCATGATGTTGCACGCGAAGACCGGGTAGAAGTAGAACGACTCGTGTCGCACCGCGAGAAATACGTCGCGCTCCCAGTCCTCGAGCTCGGGTCCGTACTGCGCGATGAACCACAGCAGGTCGTGCTCCGGGTGGGGCGGGAAGGGCGTGGTCTTATGCTCGCCCGATTCCTGCACGCGCTCGGTCTCGCCGGGCAGATTGCGGAAGCGGTTGGAGAACGGGTCGTCGGGTCCCGGCCGCGACGTCGGAGCGGGCTTACGCTCCTTGGGATACGGCTGCCGGTGCAGCTCCTGGTTGAGATCGACGTGAGGCTCGAGCGCCAGGGCGCAATCGAGCATCGCTTCGACGCGCTGGTGGCCGTAGGCCTTCACCGCCTGCTCGATGCGGTGCGCCTGCGCCGCAGCATGCTCGACGATGTTCGTTCCCGACATCTCGGCGAAGCGCGCGAAGAGGTGGTTGTTCTTCGCGAAATCGGCATGGCCCAGGACGTGCGCGGTGACGAGCGTGTTCTCGGCGAGCGTGTTGGTGTTCACCAGGTAGCCGTGGCACGGATTGCCCGGGAACATCACTTCGAAGATCCGCGAGTGGCCCATCGACTGCCGGATGAGCTGGTGGATGTAACGCACCCCGAACGACCAGTGCGGCATGCGGATGGGCAGGCCGTAGATCGCCACTTCGTTCATGAAGTTGTTCGGGACGAGCTCGAAGTCGACCGGGTGGTACGACAATCCCAGCGACTTCGCGAGCGTTTCGATGCGCTTGCCGTAATCCTGCAGGCGCTCGTTCATGTCCGATTGCGTGAGGCTCATGTCGCGGCTTCCGCGCGCTGCACCTGCTCCTGGAAGAACTGACGCAGCGCGTTCCACACGTCTTCGCGGCTCGTCACCCGCGCCATGCCGAGCGGCAGGTTCTCGCGCTGCATGCGGGAGAAGATGCCGGCGAGCTCGGTCTCGGGGGAGATGCCGTACGCCGGGCGGATCTCGATGAATCCGCCGTAGTTGATGCCCTGGCAGCACTCGCGCAGCGCCTCGCTCGCGAGCTCGCGGTCGTCGACGAGGTTTTCGCCATCCGAGGCGTAGAAGACGTAGACGTTGTATTGCGCCGGGTCGTAGCGCTCCTTGATCACGTCCTTGGCGAGCTTGAAGACGGTCGAGGACACCGTGCCGCCGGTGCCGCTCGTCTGGAAGAACTGAGACTCGTTGAATTCCCACGCTTCGGCCGAATGCGCGAGAAACGCCACTTCGACTTTCGCGTACTGGCGGCGGATGCCCTGCAGCGCGAAGAAGAAGAAGGTCTTGGCGAGCTGGCGCTCGGTTTCGCCCATGCTGCCCGACACGTCCAGCGCGAAGATGACCGCGGCGTTCGTCGCCGGGCGCTCGCGGCGCTTCAATTGCCGGAAGCGCAAGTCGTCGTCGGTGAAAGGCGCGGGATCCTGCTGGATGGCCCGGCGGCGGATCGCCTGCTTGACGGTGCGGCGCCGGTCCAGGCGCGAGCGTACGCCGCGCTTGTCCCAACCTTCTCGGACATACTCCTCGTCCTGCTCGCGGGCCGAGGGCTTGGGTTTGAGATCGGGGAGCTTGAGCTCCTCCCACAGCCAGTCGAGCACGTCCTCGACCTTGAGCTCGAGGACGAACTGAAGATCGCCTTGGCCGCTGCCGGCCTCACTGCCCTGCTGCTCGCCTTGCTGCGGCTGGCCGGGCTTGAGCACCTGGCCCGCTTCGCCGGCGCCCTGGCCGACACCCGTCTCGCTGTCGGGATCGCGCAAGCGGAAGCGTGCGTGCTCCGCCAGCTTCACCGGCACGAGCACGGTGCCGCCGCCGCCGCCGCTCAGCACGTCGGGACCGGCGACAAGGTTCGGAAGGCTCTTCTCGACCGATTCCCGCACCTTCTCGTTGTGGCGCAGCCAGTCGCGCGCACCGCGGGAAAAGAGATCGTACCAGCCGACTTCAGTCGAGATGCGCAGCGGTTGCTGCCAGCGTGAGGGTGGGGGCCTTCGGTAGACAGTCATAAATGCGTACCGCAACGCCTGGGCGTCAGGCCTGAGACTGACGGTAAGACCGACATGGCGGTATCTCCTATTCCTGCGCGAGCAGCGTCGTCACGTAGTTCAGTGCCTCGCGGGCGCTGTGCGCGTCGTAGCCGTATTCCTCCACCAGCCGCTTTTCGACCACCGAAATCTTCTGCTTGGCCTCTTCGTCGGGGCGCGCGGCCGAGCTCACCAGCCGCAGCACGTCGCGGCGCTGCTCGAATAAGTATTGACCTATGGCGTCGTGCAAAAGTGCGTGGCTGTTGAGCGTAAATTTGTCGCCGCGCTTGAACGCGCCCATCGCCTTCCTGACGATTTCCTGCCGGAAGGACTGCTTCCCGGAATCCGAGACGTCGATCTTCTCTTCGACCGACCGCAGGAAACGCTCGTCGGGCTTGCGCTCCTCGCCGGTGATCGGGTCCTTGATCAGCCGGTTGTCGAGCGTCGCCTCCACTTCGTCGAGGTATTTGTCGAGCAGGTCCTGCGCTTCCTGCTCGAAAGACACGAAAAGGGCTTTGTGGACGTCTTCCTTCACCCACTTGTTGTAGAAATCCTTACGGGCGATGACGAGGAAGTCGACCCACTTGCGCTTTTTCTTCGGGTCGATGCGCGCGTCCGATTCGATCGCGTCCTTCAATCCGAGCAGCACGTCCATCGTCGTCAGGCTCTTGGCCGAGCTCTGGACGATCGCGTTCGACAGCGCGTTGATGACGAACCGCGGCGAGATGCCGGTCAGCGCTTCGTCGGGCATGCGCGCGCGGATGCGCTCGGCTTCGGCGCGGCTGATACCCTCGGCTTCTTCGCCGGCGTGCACGCGCACTTTCTTCGAGGCGTCGGACTCGTTCTCGCCTTCGTGCAGGCGGGTGAGGATGGCGAACACCGCCGCGGTGTGCAGCACGTGCGGATCCAGGTGGACCTCGGAAAAGGCGGGCGCGTTCGAGATCAGCTTCTGGTAAATGCGTGCTTCGTCGTTGAAATTGAGGGTGTACGGGACCTGGATGATGACCATCCGGTCGAGCAGCGCTTCGTTCTCGCTCTCCTGGAGGAACTTGCGGAACTCGGCCAGGTTGGTGTGCGCGAGAATCGTCTCGTCGAGGTGGATCAGCGGGAAGCGCGACACCTTGACGTTCTTTTCCTGGGTGAGCGTGAGGAGCAGATACAGGAACTCGCGCTTGACCTTGAGGATCTCGATCATCTCGAGCATGCCGCGGCTCGCGGCATACACCGCGCCCGACCAGGACCACGCCCGCGGGTCGCCTTCGTCGCCGAAGGTGGCGACTTTCGACAGGTCGACCGAGCCTACGAGGTCGGCGATATCGGCCGTCGTCGGGTCGTGCGGGGCATAGGTGCCGATACCCATGCGCCCGGCTTCGGAAATGAAGATGCGCTCGACCGGCATCTTCATGAAATCGCCGATGGTGGCGGAGGTGCTTTCGCCTTCCTCGGCGGCCTCCTGCCCTTCGAGGCGCGCGCGGCACATCGGGCAGAGGTCGCCGGTGATCTCGACCCCGTAGGTCTCACGGAACTTGGGCCGCAGCGTGTAAGGCACGAGGTGCAGGGGCGATTCGTGCACCGGGCAACCCTGAATCGAGTAAATAGCGCCTTCGTCGGTGTGGCTGTACTCTTCGAGGGCGCGCTTGAGCAATATAACTATGCTCGATTTGCCGCCCGCGGGCGGTCCGAGCAGCAGCAGGAGGCGCCGCCCGACCTCAGAACCCGCACTGGCAGCGCGGAAATAGTCGGCGAGCCGCTCGAGCTCGTCGTCGATGCCGAAAAGATCGTCGGAAAAGAGGTTGTAGCGCGATTTCCCGTTGGCACCCTCTTCGACCCCCTGCCAGCGGATCATGTCCCACATGTACTGGTGGCTGGTCCGGGTGACCGAGCGGGAATTGGACGGCAGGATCTGTTCGAGAAAGTCCGCGAAAGTGCCGGACCAGTGGGCCGCTCGATGCTGCTGGGTGAAGGCGACCAGACTCTTTACAAAGTCGCCATGGCGCTCTGATTCTTCCGAACGGTTCGACATTCTTGCCCTCCGCGCTGAGATGCTCTCGCCTGCTGTATTCAAACAGCGTACCAGGTCGTATCCATCCCCCCTGCGCGGCTTCGGACATTCGGAAAAACAAGCAGCTACACGTGTCTTTTGCCGCGCACAAGCGCGCCGTTAGAGCTTCGGCACGTCAAGAACCTCGTTTTTCGGTTCGTCTCCCTCTAACGCACGATGCGTCTTTGCGTCATACAACGATTAACCGCTCTTCCGGTATCGGGCAGAAGGAAGATGTGCGGCAAATTGGTCCCTTCAGAGCCTTGTACCGCGTTCGTCGTGTTTGTACAACATCGGCTTTCAAGCTTTTTTCCCGTTTCAGGCGGTCTGTATCGTCAAAACAACAGACAGGAACCCATTTGTCATGCGCGATTCGCTCCATAATGACGCTTGCCGCACCGCGGTGTCGCGTAAAAAAGAGAGGAGACCGAGTTGAACAGGGAAAAAAAGGCGCTTGTGGCTGCGTGTATTACCGCGGTCGGCTTCGTAACGTGTGCTGATGCGGCCGAGCAGGCTTATCCCACCCGACCGATACGATTCGTCGTGCCGTATCCGCCGGGGGGCACCACCGACATCGTCGCGCGCGGCATCGGCGCGAAGCTGTCGGAACGGTTCGGACAGCAGGTCGTCGTCGACAACCGCGGCGGCGCGAGCACGATCATCGGCGCGGAAGCCGTGGCGAAAGCGGCGCCCGACGGTTACACGCTGCTGCTCACGACCGCGACGACGATGTCGATCAATCCGCAGGTCTATCCGAAGCTGCCTTACGATGCGGTGCGCGATTTCGCGCCGATCAGCTCCGCCGTCTACGTGCCGTTCGTCATCGCGGCGCACCCGTCGGTGCCCGCGAACAACATTTCCGAGCTGATCGCGCTCGCCAAAGCAAAACCGGGAACGATCAAGTATTCGACGCCCGGAAACGCCTCGAGCAACCACGTCGCGGGCGCGCTGCTCGAATCGATGGCGGGCATCAAGCTCCTGCACGTGCCCTACAAAGGCTCGGGTCCCGCCGCGACCGCCGTGCTGACCGGCGAAGTGCAGTTCGTGATCACAGGCATCGGCACGCTCGTCTCGCACTGGAAAGCGGGCAAGCTGAAGGTGCTGGCGATCGGATCGGACAAACGCCATCCGAACTGGCCCGATCTGCCGTCGACGGGTGAAGCGGGCCTCAAAGGCTACGCCGCCGGAACGTGGTTCGGCGTGGTGACGCGGGCCGGCACGCCGCGTGCGATCATCGATAAGCTGAACAAGGAAATCGTAGCGGCGCTGGCGAGCCCCGATCTCAAGGACCGGCTGGTCGCGCTCGGTTTCGACGTGTTCTCGGGAACGCCCGAAGAGTTCGCGGCGTTCATGAAGAACGACAGGGCGCGCGCGGCCAAGGCGATCCAGGCGGCGGGGATCAAGGCGAGCGAGTGATGCTCGCGTCCATCAATCCCGGTTATCGGCGTATCGATACCATTGATACGCGAGGCGCTGGCCGAGACGTCTGAACGACGCCAGCGGAAATCGCGGCAGCTCGCCGCTCACCGGCAGCGTCGACATCGGCTCGTGCGCGATCGCCGCGGCGAGCCGTTTGCCTGCGTATAGCGCATACGACACGCCGCTGCCCTGGTAGCCGATCGCGTAGTGAACGCTTGCATCGTCCGCCGCGCGCGAGACGTGCGGCAGGAAGTCGGGCGTCAGACACACCCAACCCCACCAGTCGTAGTCCGCGGTGATGTCGCGCAGCGCGGGCACCTTCTGCTTCAGCCCGTCGAGCAGCGCTTCGCGCTGCGCAGCCTGGCCATCGGTCGTTTCCACGATCTTGCCGCGCCCGCCGAAGAGGATGCGATCGTCGGGCAGGCGCCGCCAGTAGTACAGGAGATTGCGCGTGTCGGTCAGCACGTGGCTCGTCACGAAGCCGCCTTGCTGTTTTTCTTCCCGCGTCATCGGACGCGTCACCACGATGTGCGACAGCACGGGGAGCGTCGTGCCGCGCAGCGCCGGGTGCAGATGCTCGGGCGTGTAGCCGTTCGTCGCGACGACGACGGTTTTCGCGCGCACGCTCCCGTTCGGCGTCGCGAGCACGTGCGTCGCGCCTTCGCGCGTCCACGAGATCACCGGCGACGCGCTGTGCACCTTCGCGCCCGCGTCGCGCGCCATGCGCAGCACGCCGAGCGCGAGCTTGAGCGGATGCACGGCGACCGCATCGGGGAATCGGAGCGCACCGTGTGCTTCGGGGCCCGCGAAGTGGCGCTCG harbors:
- a CDS encoding DUF444 family protein, which translates into the protein MTVYRRPPPSRWQQPLRISTEVGWYDLFSRGARDWLRHNEKVRESVEKSLPNLVAGPDVLSGGGGGTVLVPVKLAEHARFRLRDPDSETGVGQGAGEAGQVLKPGQPQQGEQQGSEAGSGQGDLQFVLELKVEDVLDWLWEELKLPDLKPKPSAREQDEEYVREGWDKRGVRSRLDRRRTVKQAIRRRAIQQDPAPFTDDDLRFRQLKRRERPATNAAVIFALDVSGSMGETERQLAKTFFFFALQGIRRQYAKVEVAFLAHSAEAWEFNESQFFQTSGTGGTVSSTVFKLAKDVIKERYDPAQYNVYVFYASDGENLVDDRELASEALRECCQGINYGGFIEIRPAYGISPETELAGIFSRMQRENLPLGMARVTSREDVWNALRQFFQEQVQRAEAAT
- a CDS encoding tripartite tricarboxylate transporter substrate binding protein, producing the protein MNREKKALVAACITAVGFVTCADAAEQAYPTRPIRFVVPYPPGGTTDIVARGIGAKLSERFGQQVVVDNRGGASTIIGAEAVAKAAPDGYTLLLTTATTMSINPQVYPKLPYDAVRDFAPISSAVYVPFVIAAHPSVPANNISELIALAKAKPGTIKYSTPGNASSNHVAGALLESMAGIKLLHVPYKGSGPAATAVLTGEVQFVITGIGTLVSHWKAGKLKVLAIGSDKRHPNWPDLPSTGEAGLKGYAAGTWFGVVTRAGTPRAIIDKLNKEIVAALASPDLKDRLVALGFDVFSGTPEEFAAFMKNDRARAAKAIQAAGIKASE
- a CDS encoding FAD-binding oxidoreductase translates to MSYDPLTARTPGTGLDYAPSYWAATAGDVPPDDGALAGSHDVEVAIIGGGYTGLSCAYHLARERGIRATVLEANKPGWGCSGRNGGFARAAIGRHSWGKVIEKFGRDAARAVFGEALAAVDNVRAMIDQGDIACDALEAGHLKIAHRASRAPGLKREAELLQREFEYPAEFVEADELRERHFAGPEAHGALRFPDAVAVHPLKLALGVLRMARDAGAKVHSASPVISWTREGATHVLATPNGSVRAKTVVVATNGYTPEHLHPALRGTTLPVLSHIVVTRPMTREEKQQGGFVTSHVLTDTRNLLYYWRRLPDDRILFGGRGKIVETTDGQAAQREALLDGLKQKVPALRDITADYDWWGWVCLTPDFLPHVSRAADDASVHYAIGYQGSGVSYALYAGKRLAAAIAHEPMSTLPVSGELPRFPLASFRRLGQRLAYQWYRYADNRD
- a CDS encoding serine protein kinase, with protein sequence MSNRSEESERHGDFVKSLVAFTQQHRAAHWSGTFADFLEQILPSNSRSVTRTSHQYMWDMIRWQGVEEGANGKSRYNLFSDDLFGIDDELERLADYFRAASAGSEVGRRLLLLLGPPAGGKSSIVILLKRALEEYSHTDEGAIYSIQGCPVHESPLHLVPYTLRPKFRETYGVEITGDLCPMCRARLEGQEAAEEGESTSATIGDFMKMPVERIFISEAGRMGIGTYAPHDPTTADIADLVGSVDLSKVATFGDEGDPRAWSWSGAVYAASRGMLEMIEILKVKREFLYLLLTLTQEKNVKVSRFPLIHLDETILAHTNLAEFRKFLQESENEALLDRMVIIQVPYTLNFNDEARIYQKLISNAPAFSEVHLDPHVLHTAAVFAILTRLHEGENESDASKKVRVHAGEEAEGISRAEAERIRARMPDEALTGISPRFVINALSNAIVQSSAKSLTTMDVLLGLKDAIESDARIDPKKKRKWVDFLVIARKDFYNKWVKEDVHKALFVSFEQEAQDLLDKYLDEVEATLDNRLIKDPITGEERKPDERFLRSVEEKIDVSDSGKQSFRQEIVRKAMGAFKRGDKFTLNSHALLHDAIGQYLFEQRRDVLRLVSSAARPDEEAKQKISVVEKRLVEEYGYDAHSAREALNYVTTLLAQE
- a CDS encoding NADH:flavin oxidoreductase/NADH oxidase — protein: MSKLFEPLAVGPMTLANRISVAPMCQYSAVDGSMTDWHLQHLGGLALSGAAMLVIEATGVTPEGRITHGCTGLYSDANEASMKRVIDFVRSVSDIRLGIQLGHAGRKASAERPWEGRGPLEGEDEWLTIAPSAIPLAQGWPAPRAMDRGMMVSVRDAFVDSARRALRLGLDFVELHSTHGYLLSEFLSPLSNRREDTYGGNLENRMRFPLEVAAAVREAWPRDRALGAKISGTDFAEHGWTGDDAVVYARELKRVGLDYVTVSGGGVVLDAKVPTGPGYQVPYAERVRRESGMTTGAVGLITDPKQAEEIVASGKADFVSLARGLLFDPRWPQHAAVALGAEAKYPPQYQRASPKLWPPGRTSKL
- a CDS encoding SpoVR family protein; this encodes MSLTQSDMNERLQDYGKRIETLAKSLGLSYHPVDFELVPNNFMNEVAIYGLPIRMPHWSFGVRYIHQLIRQSMGHSRIFEVMFPGNPCHGYLVNTNTLAENTLVTAHVLGHADFAKNNHLFARFAEMSGTNIVEHAAAQAHRIEQAVKAYGHQRVEAMLDCALALEPHVDLNQELHRQPYPKERKPAPTSRPGPDDPFSNRFRNLPGETERVQESGEHKTTPFPPHPEHDLLWFIAQYGPELEDWERDVFLAVRHESFYFYPVFACNIMNEGWATYWHARLLREADFLPEDLYLDAVTCHSNVVRPFAGEQQAALAINPYHVGFSMWECIVEKLGLERAQEIRRDEDDFGFIRNFLDPELAEKLGLFVYEAKVDEGIKVANRDINKIREAILQPKFNYGAPRISVGEMKQDGTLVLVHDFEADGRGLDLERAARVVQYVHRAWRRPVLLQTVDSRGSPHELRSSAQ